The Prevotella sp. oral taxon 299 str. F0039 genome has a segment encoding these proteins:
- a CDS encoding DUF4254 domain-containing protein translates to MSFTNHCNEIFNKAIQDYHLKDNVDTPINNPYQHDTIENRLYLKCWIDTVQWHFEDIIRDPHIDPLEALQLKRRIDRSNQDRTDLVEQIDSYFRQKYSDVNVMPNARLNTESPAWAIDRLSILALKIYHMNEQTQRSDASAEHLSKCKEKLNVLLEQQKDLGTAIDQLLEDIEAGKIYMKVYRQMKMYNDPSTNPILYQNKK, encoded by the coding sequence ATATCATTCACTAATCATTGTAACGAAATATTTAATAAAGCCATTCAAGATTATCACTTAAAAGATAATGTTGACACACCTATTAACAATCCATATCAGCACGATACAATTGAAAACCGATTGTATTTAAAGTGTTGGATTGATACTGTTCAGTGGCATTTTGAAGATATTATCCGTGATCCGCACATCGATCCACTCGAAGCATTGCAACTAAAGCGACGCATCGACCGCAGTAATCAAGACCGAACAGACTTGGTTGAGCAGATTGATTCATACTTTAGACAAAAGTATTCGGACGTAAATGTAATGCCCAATGCACGCTTAAACACCGAAAGTCCAGCGTGGGCGATCGACAGATTGTCTATTCTTGCATTGAAGATATACCACATGAACGAGCAAACACAACGTTCAGACGCTTCAGCAGAGCACCTATCAAAATGCAAAGAAAAGCTCAATGTGTTGTTAGAGCAACAAAAAGACCTCGGAACAGCTATCGATCAGCTTTTAGAAGATATTGAAGCAGGCAAGATATATATGAAGGTTTATCGTCAAATGAAGATGTATAACGACCCTTCAACCAACCCCATTCTATATCAAAACAAGAAGTAA